The following coding sequences lie in one Lolium perenne isolate Kyuss_39 chromosome 2, Kyuss_2.0, whole genome shotgun sequence genomic window:
- the LOC127336697 gene encoding 2-oxoglutarate-dependent dioxygenase 21, chloroplastic-like, with the protein MPAAVSGRLLTRNINMASSHQQHQHQQPPRALPVINIGRLGDKDPAARALVVQDIARACRDRGCFQVINHGVSKSVMNGALEAASEFFDMSTEHKQVFASEDIRGPIRYDTSARDGISKSRSFLKHYANPLDDWIKFWPMQPATYREKMGKYAVEIQRLSVQLLGAIVQGLGLEPMYLQEKLGTGLQFMALNNYPQGSSLVGDTVGLAPHSDYGFITILLQSSPGLEVMHHDDNAWTPVPAIPGALHVHLGDHMEVLSNGRLRSLLHRAILNTDEARISIASLHGVAIDEKVSCAEELVDELHPKLYRESSFHDFLDFLPTNVNTYRRFVETLKFDRA; encoded by the exons ATGCCTGCTGCCGTCTCCGGGCGCCTCCTGACGAGGAACATCAACATGGCGAGCAGCCACCAGCAACACCAGCATCAGCAGCCGCCGCGAGCATTGCCGGTGATCAACATTGGCCGGCTCGGTGACAAGGACCCTGCCGCACGGGCGCTCGTCGTCCAGGACATCGCACGGGCCTGCCGCGATCGCGGCTGCTTCCAG GTGATAAACCACGGCGTCAGCAAGTCCGTCATGAACGGCGCACTCGAAGCCGCCTCGGAGTTCTTCGACATGTCCACGGAGCACAAGCAGGTCTTCGCCTCCGAGGACATCCGAGGACCTATCCGATATGACACGAGCGCGCGGGACGGGATCAGCAAGTCCAGGTCGTTCCTCAAGCACTATGCTAATCCCCTGGACGACTGGATCAAGTTCTGGCCAATGCAACCTGCAACATACAG GGAGAAAATGGGGAAGTACGCCGTGGAAATACAGAGACTATCAGTGCAACTCCTGGGAGCCATTGTGCAAGGTTTAGGATTAGAGCCAATGTACCTGcaggagaagctcggaacagggttGCAGTTCATGGCTTTGAACAATTACCCGCAGGGATCATCTCTGGTAGGCGACACGGTCGGTctggctcctcattccgactacgGTTTCATCACTATCCTGCTGCAGAGCTCCCCAGGGCTCGAGGTGATGCACCACGACGACAATGCCTGGACGCCGGTCCCGGCTATCCCGGGGGCTCTTCACGTCCATCTCGGTGACCACATGGAAGTGTTGAGCAATGGCCGGCTCAGGTCACTTCTGCACCGGGCAATCCTGAATACCGATGAAGCGAGAATTTCTATCGCCAGCCTTCATGGGGTTGCAATCGATGAGAAGGTCAGCTGTGCTGAGGAGCTCGTCGATGAACTCCACCCAAAGTTGTACAGGGAGAGCAGCTTCCATGACTTCCTCGACTTCCTGCCGACAAATGTCAATACTTATCGGAGGTTCGTTGAGACCCTCAAATTCGACAGGGCTTAA